AAGTCTACTTTGCTTGAATGCTTATCTAGTTTGTTTCCCGAGACTGCTAAAATTTGTTGCCCTATCTATGGATTGTACAGTGAAGAGACAAGATTGAAAATTGGGGCCAAGGTGAGAATGGGGTGGCAAAGACGCTATCAGAGATTGATGATGCAGGAAACATGCTTCCATCAATGGCAGAACCTAATTGCAGAATCTTCTCGAAAAGGCCTCCTCATAGGTGGAGAGGAGCTGCATTGGGATACATATAATATTTTGGACAAACAGCTTGAGCAGGAGGGGTTGGTGAGTGTTCAGGAGCGCAAATCAATGCCTAGGCCCAAAGGTGGCAAGAGAATACCAAAATCCCCAGAGCAAAGGAAGAAAATCGCCAAAGCAATTGCTGCAAAGTGGGAAGATCCTGTGAGTGCTTATTGATATTTCTCTTGAAGTGCTTGGTTCATCTCAATTCTCATTATGCCACACAGCATCTTCTGACTCTAGGAATATCATTCAATGCTTGCCGACTCACTTTGATGttatttatataaattacaTTACTCAGGCTTAGGATATTGAActttcattcttcttgaaaatGGTTTTTCTTCTAGGAATACCGTAATAAGGTTTATTCTGGGATGGTAAAATATTATGGTACACCTGTTAGAGCTCAGAGAAAGCCGAGAAGAAGGAAAATCGACACTATGGTGTCCAGAAAGATGGACTCAGCAGAGAAGAGACCAGACAATACTGAAGATGCTTCTAGGAGTGACACTAGAGTTGGGCTCCAGCAATTGAGATTGAGAAGCAAGATGCCCCTGTATAAAGACCCTCTGGTAAGTTCGAAGTTGGAAATGATTAAAACTATCAGAGCTGAAAGAGCAGCCATGGATACCAAGGCAATTGAAGCTGTTGAACAAGCTAGGTCAGTTTACCTCAATTCATTTAAATTCGATTATATTCTGATTCTATGGTATCCAAAGCATGAGACCTAACCAGTGTTAAGGTATTTATGCTGGTTGCTCtttcaaaaacaattaaattttGGTGTTTGGCAGAATGTTGATTGCTCGAGCTCAGAAGGCTGCAAAAGCCCTTGAGGTGGCTGCAAGGACCAATCCCAGTGCTCGAGATTCTCTCCTGGAATCAAGGCAGATGACAGCTGAAGCAGTTGAACTGATTAAATCCATAGAAACAGGGCAAAGTTTTTCCGTTGAGAATGGAACACTTGTCTCAGATGCTGCGGCTGAAATGGATGGCAAAATTGGAAAGGAAACAATTGCAACCTCTACAAACATGCCAAATCACAGAAGGGTTGATAGAAGCCATGAACTTGTATCCGGTAGAAATGAAAACTTTGATTTCAGCAACTTCACGTGGCGGAATGCACTGGACGATGGAGAGATAGTTAGCCCACAAAGTTCCAGTTTTGCTCGGCCCATGTGGAAGTCTCCAATGAAGAATTCACATCTTGCTCCACAATGTGATCAAATGGGAGCAACTGGGAACGTGAAACGCCAAGGTCAGGCTAAGGAAGAAAACCAGATAGTGCCGAGAACAGAAAAGGTTACGAAGAAATGGGTTCGAGGAAGGCTGGTCGAAGTGACGGAGTCGACATAGTTTCAGCTAACAAGGCATCCAATCGTGGGGACTCTGACATTAGGTTTTACAATATGTCAAGAGTAGTTCCAAGTCCCGAACTCCGGATGCTTCGTTAGCAGTAGCTGCCTCGTGAAGAAGCGACTGCAGCTGCTACAATACATGAGACTGTACTTCGTTCCCCGAAAGAAGAGCTCTTTCTTTTCCCACCTCCTTTTAGGATCAAAGGAACTCTGTCAACCTTTGATGCGGCTTTGTTAGCTCAATTTTTGACGCATTGCGGCTTGTGTACATGCTCAAATTCTCAGTCCAGGCTTTGATTGTTTG
Above is a window of Eucalyptus grandis isolate ANBG69807.140 chromosome 9, ASM1654582v1, whole genome shotgun sequence DNA encoding:
- the LOC104419536 gene encoding uncharacterized protein LOC104419536 codes for the protein MIFPNFYKCPLFVGFSWWACLLWDLPRASCSESLRPSLSPRIKLKWAQEFGSSPRTAQRIAVSSTNAVRQHLAARGSPTSLTSPRPSPNPSSTLAFRCLGVVGVGGARDNDWCMLELEPEEGVVWADVRRASRVLLLLRWSGAPRLRCFRLNERRSMHSLDALRAQTQLKSRSFSHSFSSGCERACYSPWKSLGLPKRIGFDVIGIRIRRLKLVVKAVATQWPERLALINGDRQGELNGELESSSPAIIQPEADGEDPREEFERENLRRTRISRSNRGKAPWNKGKKHSAETIQRIRERTKLAMQSPKVKMKLKNTGHAQSEETRLKIGAKVRMGWQRRYQRLMMQETCFHQWQNLIAESSRKGLLIGGEELHWDTYNILDKQLEQEGLVSVQERKSMPRPKGGKRIPKSPEQRKKIAKAIAAKWEDPEYRNKVYSGMVKYYGTPVRAQRKPRRRKIDTMVSRKMDSAEKRPDNTEDASRSDTRVGLQQLRLRSKMPLYKDPLVSSKLEMIKTIRAERAAMDTKAIEAVEQARMLIARAQKAAKALEVAARTNPSARDSLLESRQMTAEAVELIKSIETGQSFSVENGTLVSDAAAEMDGKIGKETIATSTNMPNHRRVDRSHELVSGRNENFDFSNFTWRNALDDGEIVSPQSSSFARPMWKSPMKNSHLAPQCDQMGATGNVKRQGQAKEENQIVPRTEKVTKKWVRGRLVEVTEST